The segment TACATCCAAAGGCACGATATGATTGGATGCATCTAAGGCTACAAGACTTTAAGTCTATACATGAGTATAATTCTGCCATGTTCAGAATCACTTCtcaattgaaattatgtggagaaacgGTTAGTGAgattgatatgatggaaaagacATTCTCCACTTTCCATGCCTCGAATGTGCTCTTGCAGCAACAATATCGAGAGAAAGGTTTCAAAAAGTATTCTGAACtaatttctcatcttcttgtggccgagcaaaataatgatttattattgaaaaatcatgAGAATCGACCTACTGGATCTGAACCACTTCCTGAAGTGAATGAGGCGTACGCCCACCATGCTAGGCGTGGAAAAGGTCGCGGTCCTAATCGTGGTCGTGGACGTGGACGTGGTCGTGGTCGTGATTATGGTCAAGAACGTAATTCTATTCCTGGCAttaatcattcatcaaataaaaaggaaaaaagaaaggatgagAAACGTGAAGCAACTAGGGAAGGTTGTTTTCGATGTGGTGGAAGAGGTCATTATGCACGTGATTGTCGTACTCCCAAACACTTGGTTGAGCTTTATCAAGAATCactaaagaagaaagagaaaaatcctgaggcaaattttatctctgaaaatcaagttgacatCACGCACTTGGATGTAGCAGATTTCTTCGCACATCCtgaaggaaaaatagatcaCTTAATTGGTGATGGTTCTGTGAACATGGaagagtgatattttttttggtagtatttattaataaatttcatgtaatgatagtTGTTTGCATGagtattagtattttaaattagtttagtcgTTCATTAGCTTGTTCCttaattcttaataaaataatatatatttttcattgttttatttatatgattctaaTATGATAGAGTTAGTCAAATACTAAACTTTATCAcgtgtttgtattatattaggtctttaacttggtctaatgttaaaaacataaattctgATATTAACTAGGATTTATCatgtgtttgtattatattaggtctttaatttgatctaatgttaaaaacatgcagtctgttattaactaggattaaataatgattttattttattttcctaacaACTCGTTTTTGACTTAGAGGAAACAATAAATTAAGGctcaatttctaatatttaattattaatttattcctttgaatatattgtacccttttgacaacactaatatttaatatatatttattttgtgtatgtcATTTCATGTGAAGATATGGATAATTCTAAGAACATATTATCGaaatatgaagatatttgtttgattgattctggtacaacacatacgatattcaaaaataagaaatatttttctcatttaagtatgggtaaaataaatgttactacaatttttGGTAGTACTAATATGATTGAGGGTTTTGGAAGAGCCATTGTAATTTTGCCCAAGGGAACTAAACTCATCATTAATAATGctatgttttctccaaaatctaagagaaacttgttgagttttaaagatatccgtgaaaatggttatcatatccaatcaatggatgaaataaatcttgaatatctTGGTATCACCAAGTATGTCTCTGGGCAGACATGTGTTATAGAAAAGTTCCCTGCTTTATCTTCtggcttgtattggacaaaaattagtgcaattgaggcacattttatagtaaataagaagtttactgaTTCCAATACATTTGTACTTTGGCATGATCGTCTAGGACATCCTGggtcaataatgatgagacgaattaTAGAAAATTCGAATGGACATCCACTAAAAGACCTAaaagttcttttaaatggtgaattttcttgtactgcttgttatcaaggcaagttaattgtgagaccatcaccaATGAAAGTTAAGATTGAGTCCCCTGCGTTCTTGGAACGtatacatggggatatttgtggacctattcacccaccTAGTGGgtcatttagatattttatggttctaatagatgcttcttctagatggtctcatgtgtgcctattgtcatctcgtaacttggcatttgcaaaattattggcacaaataataaggttaagGGCACACTTTCCTGATAATCAGATTAAGTCcattcgtcttgataatgctgcagagttttcatcccaatcatttaataattattgtttagcaattgggataagagttgaacactccgttgctcatgttcatactcagaaTGGTCTCGCTGAGTCATTAATTAAACGTTTGCAATTAATAGCAAGAccattgcttatgaaaactaAGTTGCCCACTTCTGTGTGGGGACATGCAATTTTGCATGCTGCAACACTTATTCGTCTCAGACCGACAAGTTATCATAAGGTTTCTCCATTGCAATTGGTTATGGGTCAAGAACCTAATATATCCCATCTAAGAATTTTTGGAAGTGCTGTATATGTGCCTGTGGCACCACCAAACCGCACTAAGATGGGCtctcaaagaaggttaggaatatatgttgggtttgagtcACCCTCCATTATTCGCTATCTTGAACCATTGACTGGAGACATGTTTACTGCtagatttgcagattgtcggTTTGATGAGACAGTTTTCCCaaaattagggggagagaatagtgaaataaaacgagaaattttgtggaaaaatttatcattgtctcatcttgatccatattcttctacttgcgaacaagaagtacaaaagattattcatctgcagaaaattgcaaatcaaatgccagacgcatttacagatttgaaaaggattactaaatcacatattcctgcagAGAATGTCCCAATTCGAATTGATGTCCCTAAAGGACCATCCACTAGTGTCATAGCTAATgagtcaaaaacacacctaaagcgtggtagaccattggggtctaaggataaaaatcctagaaaaagaaagattaaatgtcaagatgacactatgaaagaatctcatatggaagttcaaaatttgaataagtctgatattcatgaaagaatcaatgaacttgaaactcaaggaaatAATGAACTATCCATAAATTTAAGAGATGTTGAAACTAATATGAATCGATCAGAAATAGTGGTTGATTATGTCTTTGCATATAATGTTGCAACAAATATCATGCAAGATAATGAGGATCATGAACCTCAATCTGTTATAGAATGTCGACAacgaaatgattggccaaaatggcaagaagcaattcaatcagAGTTGAATTCACTTGCCAAGCGTGAAGTTTTTGGACCTATAGTTCAAACACCTAATGGTATTAAACCTGTTGGTTACAAATGGATTTTTGtgcgaaaaagaaatgagaaaaatgaaatacaaaggtaTAAAGCACGCCTTGTGGCACAAGGATTTTCTCAAAGGCCTGGCGTCGACTATGAAGAGACATACTCACccgttatggatgcaataacattGCGTTATCTCATTAGTTTCACAGTCCATGAGCAACTTGGAATGCATTTGATGGATGTGGTTACAGCCTACCTTTATGGATCACttgataatgagatatacatgaaaattccTGAAGGATTTGCGATGCCTAAATCGTGTAATTTAAAATCTCGAGAaatgtattcaattaaattgcaaagatcattatatggtttgaagcaatctGGGCGCATGTGGTATAACCGTCTTAGTGAGTATTTAAGTAAGGAAGGTTATACAAATGATGCAATTTGTCCATGTgtctttataaagaaaacaatatcggaatttgttgtacttgctatttatgttgatgacataaatcttattggaactccaatagagcttcaaaaggcaattgattatttaaagaatgaatttgagatgaaagatctgggaagaacaaaattatgtcttggtctgcaaattgagcatttgacaaatggtatttttgttcatcaatctgcctacacagaaaaagtgttgaaaagattCTGTATGGATGAAGcgcatccattaagtactccgATGGTTGTTCGTTCACTTGATGTGAAtaaggatccattccgacctcaagaaaagGATGAAGAAATTCTTGGTTCTGAAGTACCgtatcttagtgcaattggtgcactAATGTATCTTGCTAACACTACAAGGCCTGATATAGCTTTTGCTGTTAACTTGTTAGCAAGGTATAGTTCTGCTCCTACTAGGAGACATTGGAATGGGATCAAACACATTTTGCGATATCTTAAAGGGACAACTGATATGGGCTTATTTTATTCTGTTAATTGTAGCCCAAATCTTGTTGGTTATGCTGATGCaggatatttatctgatccacaCAAAGCTCGATCCCAAACaggctatgtgtttatatgtggggGGACTGCCATATCTTGGAGATCTACAAAGCAGTCCATCGTAGCCACTTCATCTAATCATGCTGAAATAATAGctattcatgaagcaagtagagaatgtgtgtGGTTAAGGTCTATGATACATCTCATTCGAGAGAAATGTGGTTTGAAATGTGATAAAGTACCCACCACTTTATATGAAGATAATGCAGCATGCATAGCACAACTTAAGGGaggattcataaaaggagatagaacaaaGCACATTTCACCGAAGCTTTTCTATACACatgaacttcaaaagaatgGTGATATAAATGTGCAACAGATTCGTTCAAGTGACAATGTGGCTGATCTATttaccaagtctctaccaactgcaactttcaagaagatggtgcacaagcttggaatgCGAAGATTCAAGTCTCTGGATTAATGTTCTCATTAGGGGGAGTGAATACGCgctgtactctttttcccttacgaggttttgtcccactgggttttccttgtaaggtttttaatgaggcagcctAGATGCGTATtaatagatatgtgtactcttttcctttactagagtttttcttttcttaaagttttttttagtaaggtttttgaCGAGGCACATCATCTATGAATTAGACATtcagggggagtgttataaagtatttgtattatagtgaatgtctatcatgtggagtcctttttagGATATGATTAAAGAGTcctcctacttggggaccaagttagatttctcctataaatagagtgctcctcttcattgtaaattcattcatcaagagaaataacaagtcttctcttcttttctctctagtttcttcttcttattctatagttttataacactcaagatattaattatacaattattagtagagaagaaaaaaatatatatatattgtatatatacatatatattgtattgtacCCACCCACAACTCATACCAGGCCCATGATACAATGGAGTCCAAACTCTTAACTCAAAATAATCTTTAATCCCTTTAGAAATGGGCAAGTTACACATTAGACCCTTTGACAAAAATAGTTACTTATATCATCTAGCCAAATATAAATTGATTGTGCGttttttataattgtatattatacttataatatgcatatgtttattattattttaggtgacaacaatataatataaaatcgTTGTTATAAAAAAGGATCTCTACACTAACAATATAATCAGTGttccattttaaaaaatgaccataattttatcttttataaaatttatctagTAAAATCATGaagtaatttatatataattagtttGTGTACGGTAAATATTGATTATATGTTTATTACAACttactatatatacaaattacGTATTAAAGTATTATTTGGTATAATGGTGGGATATTCATATTTCATCGTTTGGTTCCATATAAAGTCAATATTGGTATACTGAGTatacaaataaaagataatgCTTCTAAAATGAGTGTAATATCCACTTCAACCATTTGAAAGCAAAACAAAACAaccaaacaaacaaaacaagcaATCATGACTTAGAAGAAATAATCATCGCCACCAAAGTATATGAAGACGGCAGGTTACTCTACACTTCTAATTTGTGAAAACAATGAAAACTAgttttaaaagaagaaaattatgcAAATCTTATGAGGAATACATGATTCTTGTCCTTCACCGGTGTACTgaaattcatttcattcatcgTATTAATGTCGATCCAACAAAATTAGAACAATACATAAAGAGAATGACAAGGACAAATCGagattttcatattcataaaataatcaaaCGAAGTCTTGTACGTTATAATAAAAGACAAGTTGCGAGAGGAAATGACATTGTTATTGATGTCTCTTTGGATCTAAGAATTAGGTGAAGATGGACATAACAAATGATGAAGTCGAGACAAAAATGTTTGGGCCTTTTTGACATAGCAAATtggaattaaaatttaaattttgtatttgttgTTAACATGTTTGAACAATTTAACTtcaatttgaaatcaaataatatttcaaGAATTCATTTAAAAGGTAGAATTTAAATTCCAAGTATGtaatcttcatttttttaaaattaaaacccggtccataaatatatattttgtataaaaaaaatcatattcaaCGTGAAGAAATTGTTGTACTTTATAGAAAAAATCTCATATACACACTATTATTGCTCTATTGgaaaatatatcattataaaattatgtatatttaaaaatttggcATGTTATCATAAGAATTTATCCATACAACACATGTAAAGatatatgacttattaattttaTAGATACACATTTCGataattatgaaatatatgaattaagAAGTTTTAATAGTTCTCATTAATTGTAAAAGTTtcatatttataagaaaaataaatataacttttaaattcaaataatatatctaacatgatttcaacttcaaattagTATCATAGTAAAGGGTGGATTTTATAAAGGGAAAAAAGAATCCactaaaacatatcaaagtGAAATGGGTGGAGGGATCCCACTTAAGGGAAGAGAAGGTGGTATGGCATGTGAAGCTCTAGAAGGTAAGGACCATTTCTTTAGGGTTTTTGATAATGTTTATGTAGGATATAACTAATTATGAGTATCCTAATCTAGAAATAAATATGATCTCATTTTGATGTCATAcaaatgaaaaaggaaattcTAATATTGCCCCTAAAATATAACAACACTTTCAATTCAATGAAGTTGAGGGATTAAAAGGACCACATGGTATCAAATATTGTTCACACTAAATGAT is part of the Solanum pennellii chromosome 8, SPENNV200 genome and harbors:
- the LOC107027845 gene encoding uncharacterized protein LOC107027845 — protein: MANLTKLEFTALQSSGRNYLSWVLDAEIHLDAMGLGDTIKEENKASNQNCARAMIFLRHHLDEILKIEYLTVKDPLVLWKNLKERFDHLKMVIHPKARYDWMHLRLQDFKSIHEYNSAMFRITSQLKLCGETVSEIDMMEKTFSTFHASNVLLQQQYREKVNEAYAHHARRGKGRGPNRGRGRGRGRGRDYGQERNSIPGINHSSNKKEKRKDEKREATREGCFRCGGRGHYARDCHFFAHPEGKIDHLIGDGSVNMEE